The Neofelis nebulosa isolate mNeoNeb1 chromosome X, mNeoNeb1.pri, whole genome shotgun sequence genome has a segment encoding these proteins:
- the MAGEB17 gene encoding melanoma-associated antigen B17: MPRGQKSKLRAREKRQKAQSESQGLAGAQATAAVVESPSSPLPVSEGAPPRPPAAGSPQKSPRARSASGPAAAISGSSSDEGAKSQGEESPGLSHAPPSSESALRDHLSKEAGLLVQFLLHKYKVREPITKAEMLQIISEEHQEQFPEILRKTTERMELVFGLDLKEVDPSGQSYAFVRKGDLPVEGRLSDGVGFPKNGLLMPLLSVIFMNDNRATEEEMWEFLNVLGVYAGRRHPLFGEPRKLITRDLVQEKYLEYRQVPDSDPPRYEFLWGPRAHAETSKMKVLEFLAKASDTVPSAFQAHYEEALRDEEERAQARAAATAAAGASSSSTSQP, translated from the coding sequence ATGCCTCGAGGTCAGAAGAGTAAGCTCCGTGCCCGTGAGAAACGCCAAAAGGCCCAAAGTGAGAGCCAGGGTCTCGCGGGAGCTCAGGCCACTGCAGCAGTGGTAgagtctccctcctcccccttgccTGTTTCTGAGGGTGCTCCCCCGCGCCCCCCTGCAGCAGGTTCTCCCCAGAAGTCTCCCAGGGCCCGGTCCGCCAGCGGCCCTGCTGCAGCCATTTCGGGCTCCAGTTCTGATGAAGGTGCCAAGAGCCAAGGGGAGGAAAGCCCAGGTTTGTCCCACGCCCCGCCTTCCTCTGAAAGCGCTCTCAGAGATCATCTGAGCAAAGAGGCAGGCCTGTTGGTGCAATTTCTGCTGCACAAGTATAAAGTGAGAGAACCCATTACAAAGGCAGAAATGCTGCAGATTATCAGCGAAGAGCACCAGGAGCAATTCCCCGAGATCCTCCGGAAGACCACTGAGCGCATGGAGCTGGTCTTTGGCCTTGACCTGAAGGAGGTTGACCCCAGCGGTCAGTCTTATGCCTTTGTTAGGAAAGGGGATCTTCCCGTCGAAGGGCGTCTGAGCGATGGCGTGGGCTTTCCCAAGAATGGGCTCCTGATGCCCCTCCTGAGTGTGATCTTCATGAATGACAACCGTGCCACCGAGGAGGAGATGTGGGAATTCCTGAATGTGTTGGGGGTCTATGCTGGGAGGAGGCACCCGCTCTTTGGGGAGCCCAGGAAGCTCATCACCAGAGATCTGGTGCAGGAAAAGTACCTAGAGTACCGCCAGGTGCCCGACAGTGATCCTCCTCGCTATGAGTTCCTGTGGGGTCCGAGGGCCCACGCTGAAACCAGCAAGATGAAGGTCCTAGAGTTTTTGGCCAAAGCCAGCGATACTGTCCCCAGTGCCTTCCAGGCCCATTATGAGGAGGCTCTGCgagatgaggaagagagagcCCAGGCCAGAGCTGCGGCCACAGCTGCCGCCGGGGCCTCGTCCAGCAGCACTTCTCAGCCCTAG